In the genome of Anabaena cylindrica PCC 7122, the window AGGTTTCATTTTGGTGTAAAGACGGTCAAATTCGCGTTGATAATGCTCTGCAACCGTGGGATTTTCAATTACTACTAAAGTTTCATCATTACCGCTATTAGCAGCCTCTGACCAATTATGTGAACCTGTGATTACGGTTTTTTTATCTATTAGTGAGAATTTATGATGTAGTAAGTCGCCTTTGGCTAAAATTGGCACTCCAACTGTAGAAATAGAATTTCTCCAAGGACGGTTATCAAGTTCATATTTGCAGTTATCACTTAAAGATAAACCCATCATATCTAAAGCTTCACTATAGGGACGATAGGCAAATTGGGGTTCAATTAAAGCACGAATTTCTACATTTTCTGCATGGCGATTTTCTAATATATTGGCAAGTTTTTGATCAGAAAATACAAATAATGCCATGTCAACAGATTTTGTGGCTGTATCTAATGTTTTAGCAATTAACCCATTGCTAGTGTTACTCCAAATTTCTCTTGAGGATGTAGGGGAAAAATGTACGGTAATTTTAGTATTAGTTAAAGTGATTTCTTTGGGTAAACGGACAAGCTTTTTAACTCCAAATTTACTATCTGGTTTTCCTCCTGCGCCATCACCCCACATGATGTTAAACTCTTGGGTAAATAAGGTTGCTAATTCAGGACTATCAATTTTTAATAAATTATTATTATTACCTAAACTAGTAAAATTTGTTAAATCCCCAGAAGTATCACTAAAAGTAAAATTAGCTGAAGTAATCACAACAAAGCGATTATCTACAATTACAAATTTATGATGCATCAAACTGCTGCCTTTAGAACCATCAGCGGTATCATCTATCCAAGGAATTTGGGCATTTTGGATAATTGCTAAGGCATCACGTTGATTAATTTCTGCTGATGTGATTTGATTATCTTGGTTGATATCAACAAATTTACGAAATTCGTGATATCGTTCTTTTTCCCTTTTATCTAGTGTCTGGATTTCATTTGCGGTTAAACTACTCCAAGGACGAGAATAGTTATTTTCTAAAATTATCCTCACTTTCACCCCAGTTTTTTGTTTTTCTGCTAGTGCTTGGGCAATTTTAGGTAAACGCAATTCTTGTACTGCTACATCTATTGTAGATTTTGCTTGGGATATAACATCTACAATCTGTTTTTCTAAATCATCACCTAAGCGGGTTTGTTGTCGATAGGTTTCTCGATATTGGGACGATTGAGAATGGTTGAAGTAAACTTGAATTAAGGGATCTTGGGGTAATGGTGCTAAAAGCTGATTTGAAGACTGGACTTTTTGACAACCAATGAGGGTAAATAGTAATAAAAAGATATAAGATAAATATCTTTGGTGAGGGAAAATAGACACGGTAATCTGCTAAAAGTAGATTTAGGGTTAATGTATTTATTATTCCCCAAAAGGTGTATGTCGAAGGTAAGACTTCAGAAGTCGGGATTGATGTCTGGTTTTGAATAGAGATTTTGTAACTGATTGATCTACAATCTGCTGTGTGTAGAAACATGAATGCACCAAAAAAGCCAAAAATTCCCTATATACATAAAAATACTCACACTTGACGATTTCGGCAATATTTTACCAGTGTGTTATCTTACTCAACTATTGATTTTATGCAAGTATATTTAGATTACAGTGCTACTACCCCTACTCGTCCAGAAGCGATCGCTAAAATGCAAGCAGTCTTAACTCAAGAATGGGGTAATCCTTCTAGTTTACACGAATGGGGCAACCGTGCAGCTTTGGTTGTGGAAACCGCAAGAATGCAAGTTGCAGGTTTAATTAACGCTGTCCCCGAATCAATTATTTTCACTTCTGGGGGAACAGAAGCAGACAACTTAGCAATTATGGGTATTGTGCGGAATTATGCGGTTCCCCAACATATAATTATTTCTAGCGTGGAACATTCGGCTGTTGCGGAAACGGTGCAAATGTTAAAAATGTGGGGTTGGAAAGTTACCCACTTGGGGGTAGATAGCACAGGAAGAGTTAACCCCGAAGATTTAAAAGCAGCTTTGCGACGAAACACCGTTTTGGTATCTGTGATTTATGGACAAAGCGAAGTGGGAACTGTTCAACCTATTGAGGAATTGGGGAAAATTGCCAAAACACATGGTGCTTTGTTCCATACAGACGCGGTGCAAGTTGCAGGACGTTTACCTTTAGATGTGGAAACTTTACCTGTTGATTTATTGAGTTTATCTAGTCATAAATTATATGGCCCTTTGGGTGCAGGTGCTTTATATGTGCGTCCAGGTGTGAATATCAGACCTGTGGTGGGTGGTGGTGGCCAGGAAAACGGACTGCGTTCAGGGACACAAGCAACACCAGCTATTGCAGGGTTTGGAGTGGCTGCGGAATTAGCGGCAAAAGAGTTAGAGACAGAAAGGGTAAGATTGATAGAATTGCGCGATCGCTTGTTCACTAATTTAGCAGATGTTCCCGGTTTAATTCCCACAGGTGACAAAATTAACCGTTTACCCCATCATGTCAGTTTTTCTCTAGAATATGCAGACGGTGAAAAACTCAGCGGTAAAACATTGGTACGTCAGTTAAATTTAGCAGGAATTGGGATTAGTGCAGGTTCTGCTTGTCATAGTGGAAAATTAAGTCCCAGTCCGATTTTATTAGCAATGGGTTATTCTCAAACAGCAGCTTTGGGAGGAATTAGATTAACTTTAGGAAAACAGACAACAGCAGCAGATATTGATTGGACTGCGATGGTTTTGAAACAGGTTTTACAAAGACTAATACAGGATTTATACCCATCTAAATCCCTGTTTTCTAGAAGAGAATGAACAATTAGCTTAAAAGATATATTCAAAAATGCTAATGGTGCATTAGCGACAGCATAACGCACCATACAAATTTCAATTTTACATTTTTCCTTGTGTCATCACTTGTTGTAGATGATGACGAATTTCTTTTGCTTCTTCAATTTCTGACTGACGCAATTTTTGAAACAGTTCTACACAAGGCTGAGAATTAGCTTCTTGTGCATCTTGGATATAACGTTCGTAAGCTTGTACCGCTTCAGCCTTATTGTGAAGTACGGTAATAAAATCGTACTCTAAATTACTAATTGGTAGTTGAGATTGCCCGTTACCAGTAGTCATAGATTTACCCTTTTTAAACTTTATGATTAATTTATACCCACTTTAAAGGAGTCATTCATCTACCCAAAAGCTGAGGGAAAAGTATCAAGGCTGCTAGTGCAGCCTCAAGCATTTATAATTCCCACTTGCTACTTTTATGGCTTGGTTTATCTAGCCAAAGAATGATGTCTGTCGGCTTATTTATGCAGAAGGTTGATTGCCGTCACAGGTTCGTGAATATGAAAATTCTAGTTCATTTTCTTGTTCTCTCCGTCCTTGATGCACAATCGGACAAAATTTTGTGTTAGCACTCATGCAATCCATGTGTGGTGTTTTCGCACACACTAATAATAGTCCACCCAAAATCAACAATAAGCCACAAATTGCTGCTGTCTGTATTCCAGAAATTTCTAGCGCACCGTGAACAACTACTTCTCGGAGAACAGAAACAATTGTTACTTCGACTGCTACACCAACAGCAATACTATGCTCTTGTAAGTAAACCATGAGTAGTCGAAATAACTCAACTAAAATCAACACAAATAACATTTTAGCGGTTACTTGTTTGTAGTCTAGTGACTGGCCTAGAGAAATAAATATTCCCCACAATTGCACTAACATGACTGCAAACAAGGATAAACAAAGGAAAATGACAATTAAGTCTTGGAAGGCCTCCATGTTACGAACAATTGCATGACGATCTAACCAGCGGTCAAAAAATAAAAATCGACTCTTGAAGCGTTTCTGCGTATACATTTTCATTCCTATTGGGATTCAGACCACACCAGCCAGTTAACCCAATTATCTTATTTTTACGTAAAATTAATGGTTTACGCCTCAGCGTGGTTTGTTATTTAAGTTTTGTGTCTGGATTAACAATTTTTCGGCATTTATTGCCCATTGGGAATTATTCTGAGTTTTATATAAATCTCTGGCATATTGG includes:
- a CDS encoding DUF655 domain-containing protein, translated to MSIFPHQRYLSYIFLLLFTLIGCQKVQSSNQLLAPLPQDPLIQVYFNHSQSSQYRETYRQQTRLGDDLEKQIVDVISQAKSTIDVAVQELRLPKIAQALAEKQKTGVKVRIILENNYSRPWSSLTANEIQTLDKREKERYHEFRKFVDINQDNQITSAEINQRDALAIIQNAQIPWIDDTADGSKGSSLMHHKFVIVDNRFVVITSANFTFSDTSGDLTNFTSLGNNNNLLKIDSPELATLFTQEFNIMWGDGAGGKPDSKFGVKKLVRLPKEITLTNTKITVHFSPTSSREIWSNTSNGLIAKTLDTATKSVDMALFVFSDQKLANILENRHAENVEIRALIEPQFAYRPYSEALDMMGLSLSDNCKYELDNRPWRNSISTVGVPILAKGDLLHHKFSLIDKKTVITGSHNWSEAANSGNDETLVVIENPTVAEHYQREFDRLYTKMKPGLPPNIQAKIDAQVKNCPQIQTPSSLEKLGTTTVNLNTANQEELETLPGVGKKLAQRIIIARQKQKFTSLQDIEKIPGVSAKTSEKWQGRVTW
- a CDS encoding cysteine desulfurase family protein, which translates into the protein MQVYLDYSATTPTRPEAIAKMQAVLTQEWGNPSSLHEWGNRAALVVETARMQVAGLINAVPESIIFTSGGTEADNLAIMGIVRNYAVPQHIIISSVEHSAVAETVQMLKMWGWKVTHLGVDSTGRVNPEDLKAALRRNTVLVSVIYGQSEVGTVQPIEELGKIAKTHGALFHTDAVQVAGRLPLDVETLPVDLLSLSSHKLYGPLGAGALYVRPGVNIRPVVGGGGQENGLRSGTQATPAIAGFGVAAELAAKELETERVRLIELRDRLFTNLADVPGLIPTGDKINRLPHHVSFSLEYADGEKLSGKTLVRQLNLAGIGISAGSACHSGKLSPSPILLAMGYSQTAALGGIRLTLGKQTTAADIDWTAMVLKQVLQRLIQDLYPSKSLFSRRE
- a CDS encoding phosphate-starvation-inducible PsiE family protein, which produces MYTQKRFKSRFLFFDRWLDRHAIVRNMEAFQDLIVIFLCLSLFAVMLVQLWGIFISLGQSLDYKQVTAKMLFVLILVELFRLLMVYLQEHSIAVGVAVEVTIVSVLREVVVHGALEISGIQTAAICGLLLILGGLLLVCAKTPHMDCMSANTKFCPIVHQGRREQENELEFSYSRTCDGNQPSA